Proteins encoded by one window of Phycisphaerae bacterium:
- a CDS encoding co-chaperone GroES, producing MAKKEQIKTETFETVEPIGKRVLIRKDEDKKETKGGIKLPDNIEIPTITGRIVSISAEVENSPDIPLRQYDKVLFNPKGAIPVDFEGDNRLFVVEVENVVAVFRKS from the coding sequence ATGGCCAAAAAAGAACAAATAAAAACAGAGACGTTCGAGACGGTTGAGCCGATAGGCAAGCGCGTGCTGATTCGCAAGGACGAGGACAAGAAAGAAACCAAAGGCGGCATCAAGCTGCCTGACAACATAGAAATCCCGACGATAACCGGCCGAATCGTATCAATTTCCGCCGAGGTCGAAAACTCGCCGGACATACCGCTGCGCCAATATGACAAGGTGCTGTTCAATCCCAAAGGCGCCATACCAGTCGACTTTGAAGGCGATAACCGGCTGTTCGTGGTCGAGGTCGAAAACGTCGTGGCAGTGTTCAGGAAATCGTAA
- a CDS encoding peptidylprolyl isomerase, whose product MNNIRMKKLVLVFMWLVLVVPVYGEGPVVELETNFGNVVIELYDADAPVTVENFLTYVKSGFYDGLIFHRVIDNFMIQGGGFDTSLNRPAVLDPIINESNNGLSNLRGTIAMARTDDPNSATSQFYINVVDNNFLDYNDITDVGYCVFGRVISDMNIVDRIGHLPTENGVAVPAGGTMNNVPRPPGPVIIYNAKILGDFDKDSDVDFRDYGIFANQWLDSGCSDPFKITDGNANDWFGYSVAVDANHAIIGAPGDGGNIGAAYIFERNDGIWTQKTKLTAFDGGEVGDYFGISVSISANYAIVGAVGDDDYMGAAYLFKNNGGNWTVYAKLLPYDDDIDDRFGQSVAISGDCAVVGAWLNDAAGVNTGSAYVFYRNQDGTDQWGQQARLEAADAVNQDRFGYSVAINGEYIIVGAIGDDLFKGSAYIFRYKNSAWTQQAKLTADDGYQSDKFGTSVSTDGYYAIVGARLNDEKGEDTGAAYIFAPNALDPNNWDQKTKLTASDAAANDYFGCSVAIGDGHALVGSYGNDDSGSNTGSAYIFEPNEINPDNWVQSAKLTASDANAGDYFGFSVALGMGRQTIIGAYGNDDNGSNSGSAYILKLCPDADLDGDCIVTLYDLAILTDNWLLH is encoded by the coding sequence ATGAATAATATTAGAATGAAAAAGCTGGTTTTGGTTTTTATGTGGTTGGTTTTGGTCGTGCCCGTCTATGGCGAAGGACCGGTTGTTGAATTGGAAACCAACTTTGGCAATGTCGTAATCGAACTTTATGATGCCGACGCACCGGTGACAGTGGAAAACTTCCTGACGTATGTAAAATCGGGCTTCTATGACGGCCTGATTTTTCACCGCGTTATAGATAACTTTATGATACAGGGCGGCGGTTTTGATACGAGCTTGAACAGACCGGCTGTCTTAGACCCTATAATCAATGAAAGTAATAATGGTCTGAGCAATCTCCGCGGAACCATCGCAATGGCAAGAACTGATGACCCAAATTCTGCTACTTCACAATTTTATATAAACGTTGTGGACAACAATTTCCTGGATTATAACGATATCACTGATGTGGGATACTGTGTCTTTGGCCGGGTCATAAGCGATATGAATATCGTGGATAGAATCGGTCATTTGCCCACCGAGAACGGCGTAGCAGTGCCTGCCGGTGGAACCATGAATAATGTCCCGCGTCCGCCTGGGCCGGTTATTATATATAATGCTAAAATCCTTGGCGATTTCGACAAAGATTCTGATGTGGATTTTAGAGACTACGGCATCTTTGCCAACCAGTGGCTGGATAGCGGCTGCTCCGACCCGTTCAAAATTACCGATGGCAATGCAAACGACTGGTTTGGTTACTCTGTCGCTGTCGATGCAAACCATGCCATCATCGGCGCACCGGGGGATGGCGGCAACATAGGCGCTGCATATATTTTCGAACGGAATGATGGTATCTGGACCCAGAAGACCAAACTCACCGCCTTTGATGGCGGCGAAGTCGGTGATTACTTCGGCATCTCTGTTTCTATCAGTGCCAATTACGCAATTGTCGGCGCTGTGGGTGATGATGACTACATGGGTGCTGCGTATCTCTTTAAAAATAACGGTGGTAACTGGACGGTCTATGCGAAACTATTGCCATACGATGACGATATCGACGACCGGTTCGGCCAGTCCGTTGCTATCAGCGGAGATTGTGCCGTCGTCGGGGCCTGGCTCAATGATGCAGCAGGAGTAAATACCGGCTCTGCTTACGTGTTCTATCGTAACCAGGATGGCACAGACCAGTGGGGCCAGCAGGCCAGGCTGGAAGCAGCCGATGCCGTAAATCAGGATAGGTTCGGCTATTCTGTTGCCATCAATGGAGAATATATCATCGTAGGAGCGATTGGAGATGACCTCTTCAAGGGCTCGGCCTATATATTCAGATATAAAAATTCTGCCTGGACACAGCAGGCAAAGCTGACCGCTGATGATGGTTATCAATCAGACAAGTTTGGCACTTCTGTTTCTACCGATGGGTATTATGCGATTGTTGGAGCCCGTTTGAATGATGAAAAGGGCGAAGATACTGGTGCAGCATATATATTTGCACCTAACGCACTCGACCCCAATAACTGGGACCAGAAGACAAAGCTGACTGCCTCCGATGCCGCAGCCAACGATTATTTTGGCTGTTCGGTTGCTATTGGCGACGGTCACGCTCTCGTTGGCTCCTACGGCAACGATGACAGCGGCAGCAACACCGGCTCCGCTTATATATTTGAACCTAACGAAATTAATCCGGACAATTGGGTCCAGTCGGCAAAGCTGACCGCTTCTGATGCCAATGCCGGCGATTATTTTGGCTTCTCCGTTGCACTCGGAATGGGCCGGCAGACCATTATCGGAGCGTATGGTAATGATGACAACGGCAGCAACTCAGGCTCGGCTTATATACTTAAATTGTGTCCTGATGCTGACCTCGACGGAGATTGCATTGTAACATTGTATGACTTGGCTATCCTTACGGATAACTGGCTTTTGCACTGA
- a CDS encoding PEP-CTERM sorting domain-containing protein (PEP-CTERM proteins occur, often in large numbers, in the proteomes of bacteria that also encode an exosortase, a predicted intramembrane cysteine proteinase. The presence of a PEP-CTERM domain at a protein's C-terminus predicts cleavage within the sorting domain, followed by covalent anchoring to some some component of the (usually Gram-negative) cell surface. Many PEP-CTERM proteins exhibit an unusual sequence composition that includes large numbers of potential glycosylation sites. Expression of one such protein has been shown restore the ability of a bacterium to form floc, a type of biofilm.), producing MKRIKILSLLFVAALLVQNADAALTYLPYSSHYQGTSYFSYSSGINGRVEFAVYDTAGPYGNEWSGPTGFAVPGAGRYIYAYQIFNDVGSVPIEYFKMWADDYHVMTVDGQGAQDPQEADYLFGLDFIEPTDSGLNNTGDQAWWEFDGGLLVAGEDSWFLIFSSAHNWVAGNYSMEPVNDDVPFPNPEPCTLALLGLGSTILFAKRKKSYRVHSNN from the coding sequence ATGAAAAGAATCAAGATACTAAGTTTGTTGTTTGTTGCGGCATTACTTGTGCAGAATGCAGATGCAGCGTTGACGTACCTTCCGTACAGCTCACACTATCAGGGCACCTCATATTTCAGCTATTCCAGCGGAATAAACGGACGTGTAGAATTTGCCGTTTATGACACAGCGGGGCCGTATGGAAACGAATGGTCAGGCCCTACCGGCTTTGCAGTACCGGGGGCAGGCCGATACATTTATGCTTATCAGATTTTCAACGATGTCGGCAGCGTCCCAATCGAGTATTTTAAGATGTGGGCTGATGACTACCATGTGATGACTGTCGACGGTCAGGGTGCGCAGGATCCTCAGGAGGCTGACTATCTCTTCGGACTCGATTTTATAGAGCCAACCGACTCCGGTCTTAATAATACCGGGGACCAGGCATGGTGGGAATTCGATGGCGGTCTTTTAGTCGCCGGTGAGGATTCTTGGTTCTTGATATTCAGCAGCGCTCACAACTGGGTCGCAGGTAACTATTCGATGGAGCCTGTCAACGACGATGTTCCGTTTCCGAACCCGGAACCCTGCACATTAGCTCTGCTTGGTCTCGGCAGCACAATACTTTTTGCAAAACGAAAAAAATCGTACAGGGTTCATTCGAACAATTAA
- a CDS encoding PEP-CTERM sorting domain-containing protein (PEP-CTERM proteins occur, often in large numbers, in the proteomes of bacteria that also encode an exosortase, a predicted intramembrane cysteine proteinase. The presence of a PEP-CTERM domain at a protein's C-terminus predicts cleavage within the sorting domain, followed by covalent anchoring to some some component of the (usually Gram-negative) cell surface. Many PEP-CTERM proteins exhibit an unusual sequence composition that includes large numbers of potential glycosylation sites. Expression of one such protein has been shown restore the ability of a bacterium to form floc, a type of biofilm.): MLKETFKNLLVAFIVLLLCGSAQAVVVTIATFADPAVNKNTPLFTVDLVNDLITGGWDDSKTGLTLQIPYSGNIYTNAFFTMTDVNYFGGINGGDTAEGGTIKFFANGQSTSTAPLLRIVFGLGHVTPFSFGAMDMFFIDGVTITGSEITGSLTNETFAFSFSNLSPLNGSWTNGYTATASFTSSAEAPDPATIILLGTAGIWVFTRKKKSA; the protein is encoded by the coding sequence ATGTTAAAGGAAACTTTTAAAAATTTGCTGGTTGCGTTTATTGTCCTGCTGTTGTGCGGTTCAGCACAGGCAGTCGTTGTGACAATTGCTACCTTCGCCGACCCTGCGGTTAACAAGAATACGCCGTTGTTCACGGTCGATTTGGTTAATGACCTCATTACCGGCGGCTGGGATGACAGTAAAACAGGGCTGACTCTGCAGATTCCCTATTCCGGGAATATTTACACCAATGCTTTCTTCACGATGACCGACGTTAACTACTTTGGCGGTATCAACGGCGGTGACACGGCGGAAGGCGGAACGATTAAGTTCTTCGCAAACGGTCAAAGTACAAGCACGGCCCCGTTACTCCGGATCGTTTTTGGTTTGGGGCACGTGACGCCATTCAGTTTTGGGGCGATGGATATGTTTTTCATAGATGGTGTGACCATCACCGGTTCGGAAATTACTGGTTCCTTGACGAACGAAACTTTTGCGTTCAGCTTCAGTAACCTATCGCCGTTGAACGGGAGTTGGACCAATGGTTACACGGCAACGGCGTCGTTTACATCGTCAGCAGAAGCCCCAGATCCGGCAACAATCATATTGCTTGGCACGGCGGGTATCTGGGTTTTTACACGAAAAAAGAAGTCTGCTTAA
- a CDS encoding aminotransferase class I/II-fold pyridoxal phosphate-dependent enzyme, which translates to MTEFKITPAQRITRLPLYLFGRLNALKLAKRQQGADIIDLGMGNPTDPAPQIVIDKLCEAARDPRNHRYSASKGIKNLRGEVAKKYARLWNVELDPETEVLACIGSKEGFSHMCLAMLGPGDTAIVPDPAFPIHNYAVALAGANVVSVPLGNDEKFLKNIADVLERLYPRPKLLILNYPHNPTAMTVDEGFFEPVVDLAKRFGIAIIHDFAYGETCFDGYKAPSFLSVKGAKDVGVEFITLSKPYNMAGFRIGFVAGNKDMINYLATIKGYYDYGIFQAIQIAGIIALRECTNDIIAQNQKYQSRRDVVCDGLSRIGWEVEKPRASMFVWAKVPQEHLKGRGSIDYAMDLMEHAEVVIAPGRAFGENGENYMRIALVENEQRLRQAVRNISRFVREKPVGKAGSES; encoded by the coding sequence ATGACAGAATTTAAGATTACCCCGGCACAGAGAATAACACGTTTGCCGCTATACCTTTTTGGGCGGTTAAACGCCTTGAAATTGGCCAAACGCCAGCAGGGTGCGGACATTATCGACCTTGGAATGGGTAATCCAACCGACCCTGCGCCGCAGATCGTCATTGACAAATTATGCGAAGCGGCCCGCGACCCACGCAACCACCGATACAGCGCTTCGAAAGGCATTAAAAACCTGCGCGGCGAGGTTGCCAAAAAGTACGCCCGGCTCTGGAATGTGGAGCTTGACCCAGAGACGGAAGTGCTGGCTTGCATCGGCTCAAAAGAAGGTTTCAGTCATATGTGCTTGGCGATGCTCGGGCCCGGCGACACAGCTATTGTTCCTGACCCGGCTTTCCCAATACACAATTACGCTGTGGCTTTGGCAGGAGCAAACGTCGTATCTGTTCCTCTGGGCAATGACGAAAAGTTTCTTAAGAATATTGCCGATGTTCTTGAGCGCCTGTATCCGAGGCCGAAGCTGCTGATTCTCAATTACCCTCACAACCCTACTGCAATGACCGTTGACGAGGGCTTTTTCGAGCCGGTTGTCGATTTGGCAAAACGGTTCGGAATAGCCATCATTCACGATTTTGCCTACGGTGAAACCTGTTTCGATGGCTATAAAGCGCCGAGTTTTCTTTCTGTCAAAGGGGCAAAAGATGTTGGAGTCGAGTTTATTACACTGAGTAAGCCCTATAATATGGCTGGCTTTCGAATCGGCTTCGTTGCAGGGAATAAAGATATGATTAACTACCTTGCGACGATAAAAGGCTACTATGATTATGGCATATTTCAGGCCATCCAGATTGCCGGAATCATCGCACTGCGGGAATGCACCAACGATATTATCGCTCAAAATCAGAAGTATCAGTCCCGGCGGGACGTCGTCTGTGATGGGTTAAGCAGGATCGGCTGGGAAGTCGAAAAACCGCGGGCTTCGATGTTTGTTTGGGCAAAAGTGCCGCAGGAACATTTAAAAGGCAGGGGCAGCATCGATTATGCAATGGACCTTATGGAGCATGCTGAGGTTGTAATCGCACCAGGCAGGGCTTTCGGAGAAAACGGCGAAAATTATATGCGAATAGCTCTTGTCGAAAACGAGCAGCGCCTCCGCCAGGCGGTTCGCAATATCAGTAGATTCGTCCGAGAAAAACCTGTAGGAAAAGCAGGCAGTGAAAGCTAA
- the guaA gene encoding glutamine-hydrolyzing GMP synthase — protein MTHEMIAILDFGSQYGQLIARRVRELNVYSEIFRADIPAKKLQQLPLKGLILSGGPASVYSKDAIECDRKIFELGLPILGICYGMQLGCKFLGGQIIPAQKREFGRTTLSIIDKSDLFANLPDSISVWASHGDQVGELGDDFTVLATTETCPYAAVRHKNKNFFGVQFHPEVAHTPQGQSILENFLYNICRCSGDWKMSDFVDKTTEEIRRKVGDAMVICGLSGGVDSSVTASLVHKAIGDQLVCIFVDNGMLRNNELENVVATFRDHFHIDLRVLDWSKQFLKGLAGVTDPQQKRRVIGSEFIEAFKSEASKIKNVRFLAQGTLYPDVIESGAKDGNPAANIKLHHNVGALPKQLGFELIEPLRDLFKDEVRTVGEYLGLPADLVWRHPFPGPGLAVRIVGEVTPQRLQILRSADEILIDEIKSAGLYRKISQALTVLLPVSTVGVMGDERSYENVIAVRAVETPDFMTADFSHIPYDVLGIISNRIINEVRGVNRVVYDISSKPPATIEWE, from the coding sequence ATGACCCACGAGATGATAGCAATTCTTGACTTTGGCAGTCAGTACGGCCAGTTGATAGCAAGGCGGGTTCGGGAGCTTAATGTTTACTCGGAGATTTTTCGGGCGGACATACCGGCAAAAAAATTACAGCAGCTTCCCCTCAAAGGCCTGATACTCTCCGGTGGTCCAGCAAGCGTTTATAGCAAAGATGCTATTGAATGCGACCGCAAAATCTTCGAGCTTGGCCTGCCTATTTTGGGCATCTGTTACGGAATGCAGCTCGGATGTAAATTCCTCGGCGGACAAATTATTCCCGCACAGAAACGAGAGTTCGGAAGAACAACTCTGTCGATAATTGACAAAAGTGATTTGTTTGCAAATCTACCTGATTCAATCTCAGTCTGGGCCAGTCACGGCGACCAGGTGGGCGAATTAGGCGATGACTTCACCGTATTGGCCACCACAGAAACTTGTCCCTATGCTGCTGTAAGACATAAAAATAAAAATTTCTTCGGCGTTCAGTTTCATCCTGAAGTTGCGCACACGCCGCAGGGGCAGTCGATTTTGGAAAATTTCCTATATAATATCTGCCGATGCAGCGGCGACTGGAAAATGAGCGACTTTGTCGACAAAACAACCGAGGAAATTCGCCGGAAAGTCGGCGACGCGATGGTCATCTGCGGCCTCAGCGGCGGTGTGGATTCATCCGTTACTGCTTCGCTCGTACATAAAGCGATAGGTGACCAGCTTGTCTGCATTTTTGTCGATAACGGCATGCTTCGAAACAATGAACTCGAAAATGTTGTCGCAACCTTCAGAGACCACTTTCATATCGACTTGCGGGTACTAGACTGGTCCAAGCAATTTCTGAAGGGCTTGGCTGGCGTGACTGACCCTCAGCAAAAACGCCGCGTAATCGGCTCAGAATTCATCGAGGCCTTCAAATCCGAGGCGTCGAAGATTAAAAACGTAAGGTTCTTGGCTCAGGGAACTCTTTATCCTGACGTTATCGAGTCCGGTGCTAAAGACGGCAATCCCGCTGCCAACATAAAGCTCCACCATAATGTGGGCGCGCTGCCCAAGCAGCTCGGCTTTGAGCTTATTGAGCCGTTGCGGGATTTGTTTAAGGATGAAGTTCGCACCGTCGGCGAATATCTCGGTTTGCCCGCTGATTTAGTTTGGCGGCATCCTTTCCCGGGACCGGGCCTTGCGGTGAGAATTGTAGGTGAAGTAACCCCCCAAAGACTGCAGATTCTGCGCTCTGCCGATGAAATCTTAATAGATGAAATAAAATCGGCAGGACTGTACAGAAAAATATCACAGGCGTTAACAGTGCTTCTGCCTGTCTCGACCGTCGGCGTGATGGGTGATGAGCGAAGCTATGAGAACGTCATTGCTGTCAGGGCGGTTGAGACCCCTGATTTTATGACCGCTGATTTTTCCCATATCCCTTATGACGTGCTGGGTATAATATCCAACAGGATTATTAACGAGGTCCGCGGGGTCAATCGTGTTGTGTATGATATATCGAGTAAACCGCCGGCAACGATTGAATGGGAATAG
- the guaB gene encoding IMP dehydrogenase, whose product MDKSKIVAEGITFDDVLLIPAKSNFVPGQAKTSTRLTNNIAINIPIVSAAMDTVTESQLAIALAQEGGIGIIHKNLSIESQKLEVAKVKRSENGVILNPVTLTPDEPVKRAWDLMNEHNVSGIPIVKGKKPVGILTRRDLKFLKDYDVEISSVMSKDNLVIGPADTTLEQAKEILQKNKVEKLLLVNSKGELAGLITMRDIDRVQQYPTAARDKRGRLLVGAAVGVQDYERIAALIEAEADVIVVDTAHGHSQNVISTLETIKSKYDIDVIAGNIATAEAAEDLIAAGANALKVGIGPGAICTTRVISGAGVPQVTAIINCTKVADKYNIPIIADGGIRLSGDITKAIAAGASSVMVGSLFAGLKESPGQLVIYKGRQFKEYRGMGSLGAMVKGSADRYGQKRTTERDKLVPEGVEGRVPYRGTLDDFVYQLVGGLKAGMGYCGAKNIEELRKNSRFVRVTHASVSESHPHDIQITKEAPNYSATVPFED is encoded by the coding sequence ATGGACAAGAGTAAAATCGTCGCTGAAGGTATAACTTTCGATGATGTGCTGCTTATACCGGCCAAAAGCAATTTTGTGCCGGGCCAGGCCAAGACCAGCACGCGGCTTACCAACAATATCGCAATAAATATCCCGATTGTCTCTGCTGCTATGGATACCGTTACAGAATCGCAGTTGGCGATAGCGCTGGCACAGGAAGGCGGCATAGGCATCATTCACAAGAATTTGTCGATTGAATCACAAAAGCTGGAGGTCGCCAAGGTCAAACGCTCCGAGAACGGTGTGATTCTCAATCCCGTAACACTGACACCCGATGAGCCCGTCAAAAGGGCGTGGGATTTGATGAACGAACATAACGTCTCAGGTATTCCCATTGTCAAAGGCAAGAAACCAGTCGGCATTTTGACGCGGCGGGACCTGAAATTCCTGAAGGACTATGATGTCGAGATAAGCTCTGTGATGTCGAAAGATAATCTGGTTATCGGGCCGGCTGATACGACGCTTGAGCAGGCCAAGGAAATCCTGCAGAAGAACAAGGTTGAGAAGCTGCTTTTAGTCAACTCGAAAGGCGAACTGGCAGGCCTGATTACGATGAGGGACATCGACCGTGTTCAGCAATATCCGACAGCAGCAAGGGACAAACGCGGCAGACTGCTCGTAGGAGCGGCGGTCGGCGTGCAGGATTATGAGCGAATAGCAGCTTTGATAGAAGCAGAGGCCGATGTTATCGTTGTCGATACCGCCCACGGTCATTCGCAAAATGTTATCAGCACACTTGAGACAATCAAAAGTAAATATGATATCGATGTGATTGCGGGAAATATCGCAACAGCAGAGGCGGCCGAGGACTTGATAGCTGCCGGTGCAAACGCTCTCAAGGTCGGTATCGGCCCAGGAGCTATTTGTACTACTAGGGTAATTTCCGGAGCCGGTGTTCCGCAAGTAACTGCGATAATCAACTGTACTAAGGTGGCTGACAAATATAATATCCCCATCATTGCTGATGGAGGAATAAGATTATCCGGCGATATAACAAAGGCGATTGCCGCTGGTGCTTCGAGCGTGATGGTAGGGTCGCTGTTTGCAGGTCTGAAGGAAAGCCCGGGACAATTGGTTATCTATAAGGGCAGGCAATTCAAAGAATACAGGGGTATGGGCTCTTTAGGAGCGATGGTAAAAGGTTCTGCGGATAGATACGGCCAAAAGAGAACGACCGAAAGAGACAAACTTGTCCCCGAAGGCGTCGAGGGTCGAGTGCCGTATCGCGGAACACTTGACGATTTTGTTTATCAGCTCGTCGGCGGCCTCAAGGCGGGGATGGGATATTGCGGGGCGAAAAATATCGAAGAGCTTAGAAAAAACAGCCGCTTTGTCCGTGTAACTCACGCTTCCGTCAGTGAATCGCATCCGCATGATATACAGATAACTAAAGAAGCGCCGAACTATTCGGCAACCGTGCCTTTTGAGGACTAA
- a CDS encoding phosphoenolpyruvate carboxykinase (GTP), whose product MPDTEKLLKEKLTAENYEKLVALANPKLNEFVADAIELCSPASVFVCTDEPEDLEDSRRHAVELGEEKPLKMKGHTVHFDGMEDQGRDREVTKYLVPKTDTLSKALNQVEREKGLAEIRGLLKGAMKNRTMIVRFMTLGPNNSKFSIPCVECTDSYYVSHSLNLLYRPGYNEFKRLGPKAHFFATLHSCGKMDERMVSVESDKKRIYIDYITDTVYSVNTQYGGNTIGLKKLALRLTIRKADREGWLVEHMFLTGVHGPGGRKTYLAGAFPSGCGKTSTAMLPGETILGDDIAYFRAVDGRCMAANAEAGIFGIIQNVTAKSDPEIWEVLTKPGEVIFSNLMVKDGIPYWLGMGEEVPADGENFSGAWYKGKKDAKGNEIPLAHKNARYTVALNVLKNCDPELDNPEGVELAGVMYGGRDASACVPCQQSFDWEHGIITYGASLETETTFTIIGKEGVPEINLMSIQDFVAIPLGKYIRNNLEFGKKLKKPPLVFGANYFLRDKNGKFVNGVSDKHVWVKWMELRVHGEAGGIQAPTGFLPCYEDLKKLFKEVLGKDYTQRDYINQFTIRVAENLARLERVEKFHHQNVTDAPAELFKVLAQQQQRLETAREKHGDYISPLDLKAK is encoded by the coding sequence ATGCCTGATACCGAAAAACTATTAAAAGAAAAATTAACGGCTGAAAATTATGAAAAGCTCGTCGCTCTTGCTAATCCGAAGCTGAACGAATTTGTGGCCGACGCAATCGAGCTTTGCAGCCCAGCCTCGGTCTTTGTTTGCACGGATGAGCCCGAAGATTTGGAAGATAGCCGCAGGCACGCGGTTGAACTCGGTGAAGAAAAACCCTTAAAGATGAAAGGGCACACTGTCCACTTCGACGGAATGGAGGACCAAGGGCGCGACAGAGAGGTAACTAAATACCTTGTTCCGAAGACCGACACACTTAGCAAAGCACTTAATCAGGTCGAACGGGAAAAAGGACTAGCGGAAATTCGCGGTCTGCTCAAGGGAGCGATGAAGAATCGGACAATGATTGTCCGCTTTATGACGCTCGGCCCCAACAATTCCAAGTTCAGTATTCCCTGCGTCGAGTGCACCGATTCATACTATGTTTCTCACAGCCTGAACCTGTTATATCGGCCGGGCTACAATGAATTCAAGCGACTGGGACCTAAGGCGCATTTTTTTGCCACGCTGCACTCATGCGGAAAGATGGATGAGCGTATGGTGAGCGTTGAGTCTGACAAGAAGCGCATCTACATTGACTACATTACAGACACCGTCTACAGCGTCAACACACAATACGGCGGCAACACGATAGGGCTGAAGAAACTCGCATTGCGACTGACTATACGCAAGGCCGACCGTGAGGGCTGGCTTGTCGAACATATGTTCCTGACGGGCGTTCACGGGCCGGGCGGACGCAAAACTTATCTCGCGGGTGCGTTTCCAAGCGGATGCGGCAAGACCTCTACGGCGATGTTGCCGGGAGAAACTATACTCGGCGACGACATTGCTTACTTCCGCGCAGTCGATGGCCGTTGTATGGCTGCCAACGCAGAGGCTGGCATCTTCGGCATCATCCAAAATGTTACCGCCAAGAGCGACCCCGAGATTTGGGAAGTGCTTACAAAACCGGGTGAGGTGATATTCTCAAACTTGATGGTAAAGGATGGAATTCCTTACTGGCTCGGTATGGGTGAGGAAGTTCCCGCTGATGGTGAAAACTTCTCGGGCGCCTGGTACAAAGGTAAAAAGGACGCAAAGGGTAATGAAATCCCATTGGCACACAAGAACGCCCGCTATACCGTAGCGTTGAATGTTCTGAAAAACTGTGACCCTGAGCTGGACAATCCCGAAGGAGTAGAGCTGGCCGGTGTCATGTACGGCGGACGCGACGCCAGCGCATGCGTGCCCTGCCAGCAGAGCTTCGATTGGGAGCACGGGATTATTACATACGGCGCTTCGCTTGAGACAGAGACCACTTTTACAATTATCGGTAAAGAAGGCGTGCCCGAAATCAACCTGATGAGCATCCAGGATTTTGTAGCTATTCCGCTGGGCAAGTATATCCGGAATAATCTTGAATTCGGAAAGAAGCTAAAAAAGCCTCCGCTCGTGTTCGGCGCAAATTATTTCCTGCGAGATAAAAACGGCAAATTTGTCAACGGCGTAAGCGACAAACACGTATGGGTGAAGTGGATGGAGCTTCGGGTGCACGGCGAGGCAGGCGGCATACAAGCACCAACAGGATTCTTGCCATGCTACGAAGACCTCAAAAAACTATTCAAGGAAGTTCTCGGAAAAGACTACACGCAGCGGGATTATATCAATCAGTTTACAATCCGCGTTGCAGAGAATCTTGCCAGACTGGAGCGAGTGGAAAAGTTCCATCACCAAAACGTCACCGATGCGCCAGCGGAACTGTTTAAGGTTCTGGCCCAACAGCAGCAGCGTCTTGAAACGGCAAGGGAAAAACACGGTGATTACATCTCGCCGCTCGATTTGAAGGCTAAATAG